A genomic region of Pseudomonadota bacterium contains the following coding sequences:
- a CDS encoding DUF3108 domain-containing protein, with protein MATRSRSRFAWRRLALLAAACLALIQTAAAEDAGPPPVGYCPAQQLTPFSARYDVYLNGRLLGRSEASLKKSGAQWTYRVSTEANRGLAGFLGGKITERSQFELADDGSLLSRDYDYQQGIRFSRREGRARFDWDRLQVEGVYKKKDFMLPLVAGQTDRMLINLKLMRQLAEGQQQFAFETVERGNVRQHTYSRTDEVTVTDTSEGELQTVLVNRHHSNPRRQTRSWHAPKLGFLPVRLEQIDGDDDEVIEMRLTEWVCEPCPSVGP; from the coding sequence ATGGCGACACGCTCACGCAGCCGCTTCGCGTGGCGGCGGTTGGCTCTGCTGGCCGCGGCCTGCCTGGCGCTGATTCAAACGGCCGCGGCTGAGGACGCGGGTCCGCCGCCCGTCGGGTATTGCCCGGCGCAGCAGCTGACCCCCTTTTCCGCGCGCTACGACGTCTACCTCAACGGCCGGCTGCTGGGTCGGTCCGAGGCCTCGCTAAAGAAATCGGGCGCTCAATGGACCTATCGCGTATCAACCGAGGCAAACCGGGGTCTCGCCGGTTTTCTGGGTGGCAAAATCACCGAGCGAAGCCAGTTTGAGCTGGCGGACGACGGTTCTCTGCTCTCGCGTGACTACGATTATCAGCAGGGCATTCGCTTTTCACGACGCGAGGGACGCGCCCGTTTTGACTGGGACCGGCTGCAGGTGGAGGGCGTCTACAAGAAAAAAGACTTTATGCTGCCGCTGGTGGCCGGGCAGACCGATCGCATGTTGATTAACCTGAAGCTGATGCGCCAGCTCGCGGAGGGTCAGCAGCAGTTTGCCTTTGAGACTGTCGAACGCGGCAACGTCCGTCAGCACACCTACTCCCGCACCGACGAAGTTACCGTTACCGACACCAGCGAGGGGGAGCTGCAAACCGTATTGGTCAACCGGCATCACAGTAACCCGCGGCGCCAGACGCGTTCCTGGCACGCTCCAAAGCTCGGATTTCTACCGGTTAGGCTGGAACAGATCGACGGTGACGATGACGAGGTGATCGAGATGCGGCTCACCGAGTGGGTTTGTGAACCCTGCCCGAGCGTGGGACCTTAA
- the purN gene encoding phosphoribosylglycinamide formyltransferase, which produces MTEQRAVPAGAAGDLRATDLNLAVLISGRGSNLQALLRHQGAFRVSLVISNRPDAEGLVHAREAGVETAVIDHRLFDERADFEHTLAEALSRNDLQLIVLAGFMRILGAEFVSQFVGRMINLHPSLLPDFRGLKTHERALEAGVKEHGASVHFVTPELDGGPVIAQITLPVEPEDTPQTLASRLLPLEHQLLVSVVRWFGEGRVRYANGQVCFDGDTLTQPLRVAAVGSAGRGLPGADSNGRG; this is translated from the coding sequence GTGACAGAACAGCGAGCTGTGCCGGCGGGCGCGGCCGGCGATCTTCGCGCAACCGATCTGAATCTCGCAGTCCTGATCTCGGGCCGTGGCTCCAACCTGCAGGCGCTGCTGCGTCATCAGGGCGCTTTTCGCGTCTCGCTGGTGATCAGCAATCGACCCGACGCAGAGGGGCTTGTTCACGCGCGTGAGGCCGGCGTTGAAACGGCGGTGATCGACCACCGGTTATTCGATGAGCGCGCGGACTTTGAACATACTCTAGCTGAAGCTCTTTCGAGAAATGATCTACAGCTAATTGTTTTAGCTGGTTTTATGCGAATTCTTGGTGCGGAGTTTGTCAGCCAATTCGTGGGTCGCATGATCAATCTGCACCCCTCGCTGCTGCCCGACTTCCGCGGCTTAAAAACCCATGAACGTGCGCTGGAAGCTGGTGTCAAAGAACACGGGGCAAGCGTTCATTTTGTAACCCCTGAGCTCGATGGCGGCCCGGTAATCGCCCAAATCACGCTGCCCGTCGAGCCGGAGGACACACCCCAAACACTGGCCAGCCGCCTGCTGCCGCTTGAGCACCAGCTGCTGGTATCGGTGGTTCGGTGGTTTGGCGAAGGAAGGGTCAGGTATGCAAACGGACAGGTCTGTTTTGATGGCGACACGCTCACGCAGCCGCTTCGCGTGGCGGCGGTTGGCTCTGCTGGCCGCGGCCTGCCTGGCGCTGATTCAAACGGCCGCGGCTGA
- the purM gene encoding phosphoribosylformylglycinamidine cyclo-ligase has product MSDRQTANSSLTYKDAGVDIDAGNALVDRIKPLVAATRRPEVLAEVGGFGGLFALDTNRFSDPVLVSGTDGVGTKLKLATELDQHDTIGIDLVAMCVNDVLVQGAEPLFFLDYFATGRLDPAIAERVVAGIAQGCQLAGCTLIGGETAEMPDMYAAGDYDLAGFTVGAVNRDRLITGQATQAGDQLIGLDSSGPHSNGFSLIRRIVERAQAQDPEALTRSIDGQSLGAALMAPTTIYVKPVLRALQSHAIHAMAHITGGGLAENLLRVIPDGLGIHLDLTSCPWPPLFRWLASTGNVAAPEMRRTFNCGIGFCLVCPPKSADAVLRTLKDEGLSARLIGEVEAASDAERVRFSGPEQ; this is encoded by the coding sequence GTGAGTGACAGGCAAACGGCAAATTCCTCTCTCACCTATAAAGATGCGGGCGTGGACATCGACGCCGGCAACGCCCTGGTCGATCGCATAAAGCCGCTGGTTGCCGCAACCCGCCGCCCGGAAGTGCTCGCTGAGGTGGGGGGCTTTGGCGGGCTGTTCGCGCTGGATACCAACCGGTTTTCCGATCCGGTTTTGGTGTCGGGGACCGACGGCGTCGGCACCAAGCTGAAGCTCGCGACCGAACTCGACCAGCATGACACGATCGGTATCGATCTGGTTGCCATGTGCGTCAACGACGTGCTGGTCCAGGGAGCTGAACCGCTCTTTTTCTTGGACTATTTCGCCACCGGGCGGCTCGATCCAGCGATTGCTGAACGCGTGGTCGCCGGCATTGCGCAGGGCTGCCAGCTTGCGGGTTGCACACTGATCGGCGGGGAGACCGCTGAGATGCCCGACATGTACGCCGCGGGCGACTATGACCTGGCCGGCTTCACCGTTGGCGCGGTCAATCGGGACCGGCTGATCACGGGCCAGGCAACCCAGGCAGGCGACCAGCTTATCGGGCTGGACTCATCGGGGCCTCATTCGAACGGTTTTTCGCTGATCAGGCGCATTGTCGAACGGGCTCAGGCCCAGGACCCCGAAGCGCTGACTCGCAGCATCGACGGCCAGAGCCTCGGTGCAGCGCTGATGGCCCCGACCACCATCTACGTCAAGCCGGTCCTGCGTGCGCTACAAAGCCACGCGATTCACGCGATGGCGCACATCACGGGCGGCGGCCTGGCGGAAAACCTGCTGAGGGTGATCCCTGACGGCCTGGGAATTCATCTCGATCTGACCAGCTGCCCGTGGCCACCGCTGTTTCGCTGGCTGGCCAGCACCGGCAACGTGGCGGCACCGGAGATGCGACGAACCTTCAACTGCGGAATCGGCTTCTGTCTGGTCTGCCCGCCGAAATCCGCGGATGCCGTCCTGAGAACACTCAAGGACGAAGGGCTAAGCGCTCGCCTGATCGGTGAGGTGGAAGCGGCTTCTGACGCTGAGCGCGTCCGCTTCAGCGGACCTGAGCAGTGA
- a CDS encoding DUF2066 domain-containing protein, with translation MAISFRLATAVIRLLFLLLLSLHTTLGAKGFEPFVGRVPASELAADGLEGGYRLALLQVLGKLSGYPLQVEALAEAGELGPVAPLVMVHRFVDRGAGELRERWLEVQFDSTLTNDRLRDLGLPVWPLERPATLVWVAVERDGQRDLLGLADSDGVLLDMMVEDAAAVGVPLLLPLMDLQDQQLASISDVWGGFADQLRPASERYGARQLLLGRSYLSGGTWTTRWLLSGMARSQRWETRGTTLESTLSAGMGRLAAAMAAEAAIRPDEFSGRLLRIRVHGVSSARGYGTVMQYLTGLSVVDRLEPVSVFGEYLDLNLSSNVGLRGFQQALAAGDVLRARAHSGSAVDLELELQGL, from the coding sequence ATGGCCATCTCATTTCGCCTCGCAACCGCCGTGATTCGCCTTCTTTTTCTTCTCCTTCTGTCCCTGCATACGACGCTAGGGGCCAAAGGCTTCGAGCCTTTTGTCGGCCGAGTGCCCGCCAGCGAGCTGGCCGCTGATGGTCTGGAAGGCGGTTATCGGCTGGCGTTGCTGCAGGTGCTCGGCAAGCTATCGGGCTACCCGCTGCAGGTGGAGGCGCTGGCGGAGGCTGGCGAGCTGGGCCCGGTAGCGCCGCTGGTGATGGTCCATCGATTTGTCGACCGGGGAGCCGGCGAGCTGCGGGAGCGATGGCTTGAGGTTCAGTTCGACAGCACGCTCACCAATGATCGACTGCGCGATCTGGGGCTGCCGGTGTGGCCACTGGAGCGACCGGCAACGCTGGTGTGGGTGGCCGTAGAGCGCGACGGGCAGCGCGATCTTCTGGGGCTCGCTGACAGCGATGGCGTGCTGCTGGACATGATGGTTGAGGATGCGGCCGCCGTCGGCGTGCCGCTGCTGCTGCCGCTGATGGATCTTCAGGACCAGCAGCTGGCCAGTATTAGCGACGTCTGGGGCGGTTTTGCCGATCAGCTGCGCCCGGCTTCCGAACGTTATGGCGCCAGACAGCTGCTCCTCGGGCGCAGCTATCTCAGCGGCGGTACCTGGACCACCCGCTGGCTCTTGAGTGGCATGGCCCGCAGTCAGCGCTGGGAGACGCGAGGGACTACCCTTGAATCCACGCTGTCGGCGGGGATGGGTCGGCTGGCTGCCGCGATGGCCGCGGAAGCGGCGATCCGTCCGGACGAGTTCAGCGGGAGACTGCTGCGGATCCGGGTGCATGGCGTCAGCAGCGCGCGAGGCTATGGCACCGTGATGCAGTACCTGACCGGCCTTTCGGTGGTCGATCGGCTCGAGCCGGTCAGCGTGTTTGGTGAGTATCTCGATCTCAACCTGTCGAGCAACGTGGGCCTGCGGGGCTTTCAGCAGGCGCTGGCTGCCGGGGACGTGCTGCGCGCACGAGCCCACAGCGGCAGTGCGGTGGATCTGGAGCTCGAACTCCAGGGGCTGTGA